tggGGAACCAAGAAGAAACTTTTCATTTTCACAGTTTGTTTGATTCgagcagcccaaaacaacacAAGCAGAGGGCATTTTAAAGACTACCAAGGTGCTGCAGCGATAGTAACGCTTTatgaacagtgagctcagctgactgccacttcatgtcttgaatatctaatgaggcggatgtgacgtcggatgcaatccACCTATAGGCTTCCCTGGGCGCGGCCTTTTGCACTGAAACTGATATCTGCTTGTGACATAGCTTACACACTACTACAATGTTTATCGTTGTCACACTTcatcatcaaataaaggcttgtcataaaaaaaaatccctgggtgctgtagcacagGTGCTCACTGCTACCTTGTGTGGgcatatgtgttcactgcttcagatgggttaaagcagAGTCTAATTTCGCCTcagtatctgtcagtataaaagaGGATTTTTGGGGCTTTGTTTGTCTTTCAATGCAGGGTTGCCAATATTAGTGTTAAATGtattttcattgaaaataattatttcttaatgagtgattttgtttttctgtgaataaatttatttcaattaaaggtcagatttttcttatttttttcagtgtgagatgaagatacttcactaaaaggtggatttttttctaaccctttttactaatctttataaggagtgccaataatcatgTAGGGTACTGTATAtaataccagtcaaaggtttggacacacctatacattcataggtttttctttattttgactattttctacattgtagaacaatattgaagatagcaaaactataaaataactaGGGCTGTTaatcgattaaaatatttaatcgcaataaATCACATTATTGTCCATAGTTAACTCATGACTGAGCATGATTAATCACAAATTAATTGTGTCTGTGTGGTAGGACGAAGCGCAATGGAGGTGAGAATGGGGGCGTGGCATTAATTTAGCCATTAGTGCAGTTGGCCTTTTTAAGGCACAGGTGTCGTGATTGCAGCTCACGTTTGCGTGGAGAGCACGCAGCGGCAACAGTGGTGGATTGGGACGCAGCCTGTGCGTGAGCGCGCTGTGGCGTTCACAAACCTGTCCCTATGGACGGACGTCTCACGCACGGAGACATGGAAAACGCGACGGAAAACCCCAGCAAGGCGGCTGAGTACTTGAAGGAGCTCAATAACATTATCGAGACCCAGCAGGAGTTGCTGGAGAAGCAGAAGGGTTGCATTGAGGAACTCAAACGCCAAGTGCATGAGCTGTGCGAGGAGAATGCGTGCCTCAAAGAACAGCATCAGAGGCGCCTGGCGACCTGCAGACTGCAGCAGCTCAGCTCCATTAAGGAAAATGTCATGCAAGAAAAGAAGAAAGAGGGCAAGAACTGCTTTTGTATTGGAGCAGATCGCTGGCCTTCGTTCCTTGTGCACTTTGCTACATCAGCTCTTAGCCTTGTGCTGACCACAGCAACTATGAAACTTGTTGGCTCCTGCTTTGCTGCTTCGCTGTTTCGATTCGGCTTGCTACATATGCTGCATGCGGTTGCTGCTTTCTACTGCCATCTTCTGCTACTCGGCTTAACGTTTCTAAACTACCTTTACGGGTCTTAATCTAAGGCCGCTGCTCTCCACTTTTCCTGTGGGTCATTGTATGGCGGCTTGGTGTGCTTGTGGTATGTTTGGTGtctatgttgtgtgtgtgtggtgacatgTCTCTTGTAACAGGTTTTATTgagtgtgtatttattatttgggtttgtattttttttttacttggttTTTGCTGTAGAGTGCTGTGATTATTTGTTTGGTTTGTGGGGTTAGGGGGACTGAGCCTATGTCGCATTGCTACACTGCTGCCTCTTGAGGCCCAATTCCTATAGGTTATATTGGAGCTACAGTTGCATGTTTtcaatatatttttatattgaaATGAATTCTTCTTAATAAAGTGTTGCATTTGAGGAATCAGGCATCTGCTACATTCATTTAGTTGAATGGCCTGCTCTGTGGAGGAACACTACAGATTAATTTAAGGGTGATTCACTTGGACTGAAGTAGCTTCAGTTAGGGGCTAAATTCTAGTCATTTGGGTCGGTCTCAATTGGCGTAGCCAGCAGGATTGCGAGACGTATGGTTCCTCAGGTGTCTGAAGTTTTTTTTGAATATTTTGGGtgcttttgttttttgttgttgttgttggttgttcgtgtgtgcatgtgtgcgtgtgcatgtgtgcgtaTGTGCTTGTGATTCCTAGCAGCAAAGCAGTAGCTGACAAGGACCAGGGGCTATTACAGGGATAGGCCTTGCAGCCACCTGACTCCAGCAGTGCGCGGTGCAACTTGAATTGCAAGTAAAGATATTTCTTCTCTTAGTTCAATATGGATGCAGAGTTAGATGATTTGCACAGGCAAATACAGCAGTTGAGAAGACAGAACGAGCAATCGCAGCAGTAGGTTACTACCACTGCTGACACTCAGGCTCAAAGTAGTGAGAGCGATGCTCCTGCGCCCAACCCTGGTGTTGGCTCTAGGGTAACAGAGCGCATTGTCCTTCTCCCAAGAGAAAGGCGGTGCTTGACTTTTACCGGGGGGCCTGATGAAGATATATTTGAGTGGATTGAAGACTATAGATCTAGTCTAAGGTCACGTTGTCTTAACCCTGTCGATGAAGCACTGTTTATTCTTGATCATTTGGGAGGTTCAGCTAAAAGGGAGATTCGGTTTAGACCAAAAGAGGAGCGAGAAAACCCAGATGAGGTGTTTGATATTTTAAAGGAATTGTATGGTTTTTCACGCTCGTACATTTTCCCTTTAGGAAAAATTTTTCTCCCCTAGACAGCGTGAAGCTGAGTCTTTACAAGATTTTTCCCATGCTCTTTTAGCATTGATGGAGCAAATTACACAGCATGCCCCTGATGGCATGCTAAATTCCATCATCTTATTGAGAGATCAGTTTGCAGAGCATGTCTTTGACAATGGGTTACGCAGGGAACTTAAGCGTTTTGTTCATTTGAATCCTGGGTCCACTTTTTTTGCAAGTTAGAAAAGAAGCCATTAGATGGGTTGCGACGGACCCTGCGAACTACTACTAGACAACATTCAAATCCACATCACTTGCCATGATCTACTAGTAGTGTGCATAGTATCAGTTCTCTCCCAAGTTTTGAAGGTCCACTACTTCCTTGTCCTGAACAGGCTGCTGGTGGCCCTTTTAGGCCCTGGCTTTAGATCGCAGCTTTTGGTTGCATCATCGGgacgataaaaaaaaaatagggggaaGATTGTGGTAGGACGAAGCGCAATGGAGGTGAGAACGGGGGCATGGCATTAATTTAGCCATTAGTGCAGTTGGCCTTTTTAAGGCACAGGTGTCGAGATTGCAGCTCACGTTTGCGTGGAGAGCGCGCAGCGGCGACGGTGGTGGATTGGGACGCAGCCTGTGCATGAACGCGCTGTGGTGTTCACAAACCTTTCCCTATGGACGGACGTCTCACGCACGGAGACATGGAAAACGCGACGGAAAACCCCAGCAAGGCGGCTGAGTACCTGAAGGAGCTCAATAACATTATCAAGACCCAGCAGGAGTTGCTGGAGAAGCAGAAGGGTTGCATTGAGGAACTCAAACGCCAAGTGCATGAGCTGTGCGAGGAGGACGTGTGCCTCAAAGAACAGCATCAGAGGCACCTGGCGACCTGCAGACTGCAGCAGCTCAGCTCCATTAAGGAAAATGTCATGCAAGAAGAAAGAGGGCAAGAACTGCTTTTGTATTGGAGCAGATCGCTGGCCTTCATTCCTTGTGCACTTTGCTACGTCAGCTCTTAGCCTTGTGCTGACCACAGCAACTATGAAACTTGTTGGCTGCTGCTTTGCTGTTTCGATTCGGCTTGCTACATATGCTGCATGCGGTTGCTGCTTTCTACTGCCATCTTCTGCTACTCGGCTTAACGTTTCTAAACTACCTTTACGGGTCTTAATCTAAGGCTGCTGCTCTCCACTTTTCCTGTGGGCCACTGTATGGCGGCTTGGTGTGCTTGTGGTATGTTTGGTGTCTATGTtgtgcgtgtgtggtgacatgtcTCTTGTAACAGGTTTTATTgagtgtgtatttattatttgggtttgtattttttttttacttggttTTTGCTGTAGAGTGCTGTGATTATTTGTTTGGTTTGTGGGGTTAGGGGGACTGAGCCTATGTCGCATTGCTACACTGCTGCCTCTTGAGGCCCAATTCCTATAGGTTATATTGGAGCTACAGTTGCATGTTTtcaatatatttttatattgaaATGAATTCTTCTTAATAAAGTGTTGCATTTGAGGAATCAGGTGTCTGCTACATTCATTTAGTTGAATGGCCTGCTCTGTGGAGGAACACTACAGGTTAATTTAAGGGTGATTCACTTGGACTGAAGTAGCTTCAGTTAGGGGCTAAATTCTAGTCATTTGGGTCGGTCTCatctgttttttgtctgttctaaatgtacctgaaagggatatttttcatgtttttggggAATGGAAGTGGATAAATATGCTTGCTTTCTGTaaatgtatgtggccaggtcaggaaggataaggctggtcacagcaaaaagtatttttgtgggtattttattcccctactgcatttaaaaaaaataaaccagTGTGAACTTTGTAATTTTGAGGACTTAACACAATTCAGTGCGAACAAAACAATATAGTATTTTCCTCTAAGTTCTGTacttaacttccagcctcaattatgcaataaaataaactaaacaaactagatgacgggcggcacggtggtatagtggttagcactgtcacctcacagcaagaaggtccgggttcgagccccatggccggcgagggcctttctgtgtggagtttgcatgttctccccatgtccgcgtgggtttcctccgggtgctccggtttcctccacagtccaaagacatgcagggtaggttaactggtgactctaaattgaccgtaggtgtgaatgtgagtgtgaatggttgtctgtgtctatgtgtcagccctgtgatgacctggtgacttgtccagggtgtaccccgcctttcgcccgtagtcagctgggataggctccagcttgcctgcgaccctgtggaacaggataaagcggctagagataatgagatgagaactagatgaagtggactctggacaacagtagtggctatcttttaaataaataaagtaaaaataaaaaaaaaacccaagtaaATACATTTGTTAAGCCACTCAGTAAACTGCAATAATTTGTTCATAAATGTACAGTACATTCATGAGGAAAtactgcatttataaacacttttatataactcacaaatttctcagaataaaacaaatcATCTCACTCCAGTGTGTAGCCTGCTCGcttaaacagacacacacacacacccttggaCCATAGCATGTCTTTTCTTCCCTTTGGACCAtaaaaaagcatattaaaaaatacacattttatgtaaacagAATGCAACAATATAAGTTAACTGTACATAAGCACACTTTCTCATGACTTACGTTGACCAGCTATACTTGCTACATCGCTCGCTTGTGCtacgtcacttcctgatttcccaaactacaGCGGAGGGGCCACAGAACGTGCATGCATTAATTGCATGTTAAAAAAATTAGTGGCGTTAAAAGGAATTTGCGTTAACGTGTTATTATtgagttaactttgacagccctaaaAATAATACATATAGAAGCCTtttaactaatctttacaaggggtgccaataatcatataTATGCATGGAGTATAGCTGATGAATTTCTGT
The genomic region above belongs to Neoarius graeffei isolate fNeoGra1 chromosome 6, fNeoGra1.pri, whole genome shotgun sequence and contains:
- the LOC132887620 gene encoding IQ motif and SEC7 domain-containing protein 2-like: MENATENPSKAAEYLKELNNIIKTQQELLEKQKGCIEELKRQVHELCEEDVCLKEQHQRHLATCRLQQLSSIKENVMQEERGQELLLYWSRSLAFIPCALCYVSS